One stretch of Flavobacterium sp. 9 DNA includes these proteins:
- a CDS encoding sigma-54 dependent transcriptional regulator: MKEKILIVEDEFIVANDLKIMLLKAGYQVTGIASSVVQARKLIEAKRPDWVLLDIMLKNDLTGIDLAWELREMQLPFLYISANTNQTTLEAVKETHPYGFMVKPFRERDLIVMLDIAKYRFEQEKGTFTEIKTENENQEIDGIIGKSHLLKEVIEKIKIVAPAETSVLILGESGTGKERVAHAIHDLSAHKSNPIVIVNCAALPHSLIESELFGHEKGAFTGANALRIGKFEQANNGTIFLDEIGELPLDSQVKLLRVLQEKEIQRLGGNKTIKINVRIVAATNRSLEKEVAEGRFRLDLYYRLNVFPIQLPTLKERKEDIESLANYFLKKYSASSRKNVNSISTEALEQLMQYNWPGNIRELEHLIERNVLLAKTDEIKKFDLPSNTVNSVLENTGKMKSMEEMEKEHIMNALQSCNGKVSGIGGAAELLKIQPQTLYSKMKKLGIKQEYN; encoded by the coding sequence ATGAAGGAGAAAATTCTAATTGTTGAAGATGAATTTATAGTAGCAAATGACCTAAAAATCATGCTGCTAAAAGCGGGTTATCAAGTAACTGGTATTGCTTCTTCTGTGGTTCAGGCCCGAAAATTAATCGAAGCCAAAAGACCGGATTGGGTTTTACTGGATATCATGCTAAAAAATGATCTGACGGGAATTGATCTGGCTTGGGAATTAAGGGAGATGCAATTGCCATTTCTATACATTTCGGCAAATACCAACCAAACTACTCTTGAAGCTGTAAAAGAGACGCATCCGTATGGTTTTATGGTAAAACCGTTTAGAGAAAGAGATCTTATTGTAATGCTGGACATTGCAAAATATAGATTTGAGCAGGAAAAAGGAACATTTACGGAAATAAAAACGGAAAACGAAAATCAGGAAATCGACGGAATCATCGGCAAAAGTCATCTTTTAAAAGAAGTAATCGAAAAAATAAAAATTGTCGCTCCGGCAGAAACTTCTGTATTGATTCTTGGAGAAAGCGGAACAGGAAAAGAAAGAGTTGCGCATGCCATACATGATCTTTCGGCACATAAATCAAACCCTATTGTCATCGTCAATTGTGCTGCTTTGCCTCATTCTCTTATCGAAAGTGAATTATTCGGACATGAAAAAGGTGCCTTTACAGGAGCAAATGCTTTACGAATTGGGAAGTTTGAACAAGCAAATAACGGAACTATTTTCCTTGATGAAATTGGCGAATTACCGCTAGATTCTCAGGTAAAATTATTGCGTGTTTTACAGGAAAAAGAAATTCAGCGACTTGGAGGAAATAAAACCATTAAAATCAATGTTCGTATTGTGGCGGCAACCAACAGATCTCTGGAAAAAGAAGTTGCCGAAGGACGTTTCAGATTGGATTTGTATTACAGACTAAATGTTTTCCCAATACAATTGCCAACCTTAAAAGAACGTAAAGAAGATATTGAATCTTTGGCTAATTATTTTCTAAAGAAATATTCCGCAAGCTCCCGAAAAAATGTCAATAGTATTAGCACCGAAGCTTTAGAGCAATTGATGCAATACAACTGGCCGGGAAATATCAGGGAATTAGAACATTTGATAGAACGAAATGTACTACTTGCCAAAACAGATGAAATCAAAAAATTTGATCTTCCGTCTAATACAGTAAATTCTGTTTTAGAAAATACAGGAAAAATGAAATCCATGGAAGAAATGGAGAAAGAACATATTATGAACGCTTTACAATCCTGCAACGGTAAAGTTTCGGGTATTGGAGGCGCAGCAGAACTGCTAAAAATACAACCGCAGACTTTGTATTCAAAAATGAAAAAATTAGGTATAAAACAAGAATATAATTAA
- a CDS encoding GNAT family N-acetyltransferase gives METIKLELDEKKHGAFNLYVDEKKLGEMTVSIKDDLLTVYHTGVEPEAEGKGYAKKLLEEMISYVRANNMMVLALCPYVHAQFKRHLDEYADIWKK, from the coding sequence ATGGAAACAATAAAACTAGAATTAGACGAAAAAAAACATGGAGCTTTTAATCTTTATGTTGATGAAAAAAAACTAGGCGAAATGACCGTAAGCATCAAAGATGATTTACTAACGGTTTACCATACTGGAGTTGAACCGGAAGCGGAAGGAAAAGGTTATGCAAAGAAACTTCTGGAAGAAATGATTTCTTATGTTCGTGCGAATAACATGATGGTTTTGGCACTTTGTCCTTATGTACACGCGCAATTCAAAAGACATCTGGATGAATATGCAGATATCTGGAAGAAATAA
- a CDS encoding alpha/beta hydrolase: MNTDVITEGIPLSEAKKALIIIHGRGAGADDILSIAKHLKVEDFALIAPQAENRTWYPYSFLVPLEENEPSFSKSLEAIHQVVVAIQQNGIEKENIYFLGFSQGACLALEFTARNAAKYGGVVAFTGGLIGDKVYGNHYAGNFENTPIFIGTSDPDFHVPVERVNETEALLEKLGADVTKKIYPNMGHTISQDEVDCANALIFSKK; encoded by the coding sequence ATGAATACAGACGTTATAACTGAAGGTATTCCCTTAAGCGAAGCAAAAAAAGCCCTAATCATAATACATGGACGTGGTGCTGGTGCTGACGATATTCTTTCGATTGCGAAACATCTTAAGGTTGAAGATTTTGCATTAATTGCACCTCAGGCCGAAAACAGAACCTGGTATCCATATTCGTTTTTAGTTCCTCTTGAAGAAAACGAACCTTCGTTTTCAAAATCATTAGAAGCTATTCATCAGGTTGTGGTTGCTATTCAACAAAACGGAATTGAGAAAGAGAATATCTACTTTTTAGGATTTTCGCAAGGAGCTTGTCTAGCTTTGGAATTTACGGCTAGAAATGCTGCAAAATATGGTGGCGTTGTGGCCTTTACAGGCGGACTTATTGGCGATAAAGTATATGGAAATCATTATGCAGGAAATTTTGAAAACACGCCAATTTTCATCGGAACGAGCGATCCTGATTTTCATGTTCCGGTTGAAAGAGTAAATGAAACCGAAGCACTTCTTGAAAAATTAGGCGCAGACGTTACTAAAAAAATCTATCCAAATATGGGACATACCATAAGTCAGGATGAAGTCGATTGTGCAAATGCGCTTATTTTTTCTAAGAAATAA
- a CDS encoding TMEM175 family protein, translating to MEKETVRIENFSDAVFAIAITLLVLDLHVPDTNIIKNGTDLLVYLKGEWTSYLAFTLSFFSIFIMWVNHHKIFKQIYSRNTAIMFANGLILFLVSAVSFPTALLARFFDGEASNIAVALYTGIFVLINISYNLLWFIASKNKKLLRPGITNSAILKIRNNYLYGLPTYIIAFGISFQFPAIALAICMILLVFWAFSSGKINVIQE from the coding sequence ATGGAAAAAGAAACCGTACGAATCGAGAATTTCAGCGATGCTGTTTTTGCCATTGCTATTACGCTTTTGGTTTTGGATCTTCATGTTCCGGACACAAATATCATCAAAAACGGCACAGATCTTTTGGTTTACTTAAAAGGCGAATGGACATCGTATCTGGCTTTCACGCTTTCTTTTTTCAGTATTTTTATCATGTGGGTCAATCATCATAAGATTTTCAAACAAATTTACAGCCGCAATACTGCCATTATGTTTGCCAACGGATTGATTCTTTTTTTGGTTTCTGCCGTATCGTTTCCAACCGCTTTATTAGCACGTTTTTTTGATGGAGAAGCTTCAAATATTGCTGTGGCGCTTTATACAGGAATCTTTGTACTAATCAATATTTCGTACAATCTTTTGTGGTTTATTGCAAGTAAAAACAAAAAGCTCTTGCGTCCGGGAATTACAAATTCGGCTATTCTGAAAATTCGAAATAACTATTTATATGGACTTCCAACGTATATAATCGCGTTTGGAATTTCTTTTCAATTTCCGGCAATTGCTTTGGCTATCTGTATGATTTTGCTTGTTTTCTGGGCTTTTTCTTCCGGAAAAATAAATGTAATACAAGAATAA
- a CDS encoding sigma-54-dependent Fis family transcriptional regulator, whose product MEKPTDQTAIIMNRLQEREKEQMLILSICSALAQALSKEEFNNVVSDLLKEHFSFDDFILASADEKETEYHVFYQFLDKNLTSQKLIINDGFFDVCLDSAEAVIFDLKTINEKQNNFPPYISTVNNKGFKNGIGICLPYIKGNRNVLFLFFKNATTFSRESNRIIRGIAMQLSITVRNIMMTEEYENNIAELKILKRNLGEKKAEVSNLNKEGFYGIVGDSNAMQIVYELIAQVAPSQSTVLIFGETGTGKELVASAIHDLSLVSNKKMIKVNCASIPVNLIESELFGHEKGAFTGATEQRIGKFEQAEDSTIFLDEIGELPLELQGKLLRVLQEKEIERIGGNKTIKVNARVIAATNRSLEKEVAEDRFRSDLYYRLNVYPIPLPALRDRPEDIAVLGNFFLERHAGRIGKKIKGFSKKVLNSMTANSWPGNVRELENMVERSVLFAKNDVISEMIFPPVFITESNSTETELYLKTLQEVEREHILKVVKKCNGRISGPQGAAILLDLPGTTLISKMQKLGIKKEHFLG is encoded by the coding sequence ATGGAAAAGCCGACAGATCAGACCGCAATTATTATGAATAGATTGCAGGAAAGAGAAAAAGAACAAATGCTGATTTTGTCTATTTGCAGTGCGCTTGCTCAGGCTTTATCCAAAGAAGAATTTAATAATGTAGTAAGTGATTTATTAAAAGAACATTTTAGTTTTGATGATTTTATTTTGGCTTCTGCCGATGAAAAAGAAACCGAATATCATGTTTTTTATCAATTTTTAGATAAAAATCTAACGTCACAAAAACTAATAATTAATGACGGCTTTTTTGACGTTTGTCTGGATTCTGCCGAAGCTGTTATTTTCGATCTAAAAACAATAAACGAAAAACAGAATAATTTTCCTCCTTATATAAGTACGGTAAATAATAAAGGTTTTAAAAACGGAATTGGAATTTGTCTTCCTTATATAAAGGGAAATCGGAATGTGCTTTTTCTTTTCTTTAAAAATGCTACTACTTTTAGCAGAGAATCCAACCGAATCATCCGTGGAATCGCCATGCAGCTTTCTATTACGGTCAGAAATATTATGATGACGGAAGAATACGAAAATAACATTGCCGAATTAAAGATTTTGAAACGAAATTTAGGCGAAAAAAAAGCTGAAGTCTCGAACCTAAATAAGGAAGGTTTTTACGGAATTGTTGGTGACAGCAATGCTATGCAAATTGTCTATGAATTAATTGCTCAAGTCGCGCCATCGCAATCTACGGTTTTGATTTTTGGCGAAACCGGAACTGGAAAAGAACTAGTGGCAAGTGCGATTCATGATTTGTCCCTTGTTTCGAATAAAAAAATGATTAAAGTAAATTGTGCTTCGATTCCTGTAAATCTTATCGAAAGTGAATTATTCGGACATGAAAAAGGCGCTTTTACGGGAGCAACAGAACAAAGAATTGGTAAGTTTGAACAAGCCGAAGACAGTACGATTTTTTTAGATGAAATAGGAGAGTTGCCTTTGGAACTTCAAGGGAAACTGCTTCGTGTTTTGCAGGAAAAAGAGATTGAAAGAATTGGCGGAAATAAAACCATAAAAGTAAATGCAAGAGTTATTGCGGCCACAAACAGATCGCTTGAAAAAGAAGTTGCCGAAGATCGTTTTAGAAGTGATCTATATTACCGATTAAATGTATATCCGATTCCTTTGCCTGCTTTGCGCGATCGTCCGGAAGATATTGCCGTTTTAGGGAATTTTTTCTTAGAGAGACACGCTGGAAGAATTGGTAAAAAGATTAAAGGCTTTTCTAAAAAAGTCCTTAATAGTATGACGGCAAATTCGTGGCCGGGAAATGTGAGAGAATTAGAAAATATGGTCGAAAGAAGTGTTTTGTTTGCTAAAAACGATGTTATTAGTGAAATGATTTTCCCTCCAGTTTTTATAACAGAATCTAATAGTACGGAAACTGAATTGTACTTAAAAACATTGCAGGAAGTAGAACGCGAACATATTTTGAAAGTCGTAAAAAAATGCAACGGAAGAATTTCTGGTCCGCAAGGCGCCGCTATTTTATTAGACTTGCCCGGAACAACCTTAATTTCGAAAATGCAGAAATTAGGCATTAAAAAAGAACATTTTTTAGGCTGA